Proteins from a genomic interval of Zonotrichia leucophrys gambelii isolate GWCS_2022_RI chromosome 5, RI_Zleu_2.0, whole genome shotgun sequence:
- the KCNJ11 gene encoding ATP-sensitive inward rectifier potassium channel 11, whose amino-acid sequence MLSRKGIIPEEYVLTRLAEDVPDHARYRARERRARFVGKNGACNVAHKNIREQGRFLQDVFTTLVDLKWPHTLLIFTMSFLCSWLLFGMVWWLIAFAHGDLDHSTRLQRDPAEGTAGSAAAFVPCVTSIHSFTSAFLFSIEVQVTIGFGGRMVTEECPAAILVLIVQNIVGLVINAIMLGCIFMKTSQAHRRAETLIFSKHAVIALREGRLCFMLRVGDLRKSMIISATIRMQVVKKTASLEGEVVPLNQIDIQMENPVGGNSIFLVSPLIIYHVIDKNSPLYDISPMNLHHHEDLEIIVILEGVVETTGITTQARTSYLADEILWGQRFVPIVAEEDGRYSVDYSKFGNTVKVPTPSCTARQLEEDKSIMDTMPLSPKGTIRKRSVKLKPKFTISEEPS is encoded by the coding sequence ATGCTCTCGAGGAAGGGCATCATCCCCGAGGAGTACGTGCTGACCCGGCTGGCCGAGGATGTGCCCGATCACGCCCGGTACCGCGCTCGGGAGAGGCGGGCGCGCTTCGTGGGCAAGAACGGCGCCTGCAATGTGGCCCACAAGAACATCCGCGAGCAGGGGCGCTTCCTGCAGGACGTCTTCACCACCCTGGTGGACCTCAAGTGGCCGCACACGCTGCTCATCTTcaccatgtccttcctgtgcagCTGGCTGCTCTTCGGCATGGTCTGGTGGCTCATCGCCTTCGCGCACGGGGACCTGGACCACAGCACCCGGCTGCAGCGGGACCCCGCCGAGGGGACGGCGGGCTCTGCGGCCGCCTTCGTGCCCTGCGTGACCAGCATTCACTCCTTCACCTCCGCCTTCCTCTTCTCCATCGAGGTGCAGGTGACCATCGGCTTCGGGGGGCGCATGGTGACGGAGGAGTGCCCGGCCGCCATCCTGGTGCTGATCGTGCAGAACATCGTGGGGCTGGTGATCAACGCCATCATGCTGGGCTGCATCTTCATGAAGACGTCGCAGGCGCACCGGCGCGCCGAGACCCTCATCTTCAGCAAGCACGCGGTGATCGCGCTGCGGGAGGGCCGGCTCTGCTTCATGCTGAGGGTGGGCGACCTCCGCAAGAGCATGATCATCAGTGCCACCATCCGCATGCAGGTGGTGAAGAAGACGGCCAGCCTGGAGGGCGAGGTGGTGCCCCTCAACCAGATCGACATCCAGATGGAGAACCCCGTGGGGGGCAACAGCATCTTCCTGGTGTCCCCGCTCATCATCTACCACGTGATAGACAAGAACAGCCCCCTCTACGACATCTCCCCCATGAACCTGCACCACCACGAGGACCTGGAGATCATCGTCATCCTGGAAGGGGTGGTGGAGACCACCGGCATCACCACGCAGGCCAGAACCTCGTACCTGGCGGACGAGATCCTCTGGGGCCAAAGGTTTGTGCCCATCGTGGCGGAGGAGGACGGGCGCTACTCGGTGGACTACTCCAAGTTCGGCAACACGGTGAAAGTGCCCACGCCGTCGTGCACCGCccggcagctggaggaggacaAGAGCATCATGGACACCATGCCGCTGTCCCCCAAGGGCACCATCAGGAAAAGGTCTGTCAAGCTAAAGCCCAAGTTCACCATAAGCGAGGAGCCTTCCTGA